Proteins from one Bradyrhizobium roseum genomic window:
- a CDS encoding c-type cytochrome, translated as MKTLRTVTAVATVMASSLPVLAASEPPPGAASCSGCHSARATDSSIPRLYGRSANEVMTAMTGFRDGSLPATVMNRIAKGFSDDELRAIATWLAAQK; from the coding sequence ATGAAAACGCTGCGTACCGTTACCGCGGTTGCGACGGTCATGGCGTCCAGCCTGCCGGTGCTTGCGGCTTCCGAGCCGCCGCCCGGCGCAGCATCCTGCTCCGGCTGCCATTCCGCGAGAGCAACGGACTCATCCATCCCGCGGCTGTACGGCCGCAGCGCTAATGAGGTCATGACCGCGATGACCGGATTTCGCGACGGCTCACTTCCCGCCACGGTCATGAACCGCATCGCCAAGGGCTTCTCCGACGACGAACTGCGCGCAATTGCGACGTGGCTCGCGGCACAAAAATGA
- a CDS encoding NAD(P)/FAD-dependent oxidoreductase, producing the protein MSRRISRREFCGAGVAMTALAFPLPAFAQAAARVVVIGGGFGGASCARTLKAIEPKLQVTLVEPNKTFTACPFSNTVIAGLRSIEAQQFGYDKIAAGGVTVVAQAATAIDARARTVGLADGTSLTYDRLVLSPGIDLRFDALQGYDEAAAAKMPHAWKAGEQTLLLRNQLEAMDDGGLVVIAVPANPFRCPPGPYERACLIAHYLKTKKPRSKLLILDAKETFSKQRLFQNAWKELYPGMIEWVSLSQGGKVNAVNPATNTLITDFGDHTAHVANVIPPQRAGRIATIAGATDNTGWCAIDPVTFESKSAPNIHVIGDACLAGAMPKSAFSANSQAKTCARAIATLLSGGSPAAPKLINTCYSLAAPDYGISVAGVYQPKNGLLADVEGAGGVSPADASREFRAREADYAQSWFSTVTAEVFG; encoded by the coding sequence ATGAGCCGACGTATCAGCCGCCGGGAGTTCTGTGGCGCGGGCGTAGCCATGACGGCACTGGCGTTTCCGCTGCCAGCCTTCGCCCAGGCGGCCGCGCGTGTGGTCGTGATCGGCGGCGGCTTTGGCGGCGCGAGCTGTGCACGGACGCTAAAAGCGATCGAACCGAAACTGCAAGTCACGCTGGTCGAGCCGAACAAGACCTTCACCGCCTGCCCGTTCAGCAACACTGTCATCGCCGGCCTTCGTTCGATCGAGGCGCAACAATTCGGCTACGACAAGATCGCAGCCGGTGGCGTGACCGTGGTGGCGCAGGCAGCAACGGCGATCGACGCGAGGGCGCGGACCGTCGGCCTCGCCGACGGCACGTCGCTAACCTACGACCGGCTGGTGCTGTCTCCCGGAATCGATCTGCGTTTCGACGCGCTGCAGGGCTACGACGAAGCCGCAGCTGCGAAGATGCCGCACGCCTGGAAAGCCGGCGAGCAGACGCTGCTGCTGCGCAATCAATTGGAGGCCATGGACGATGGCGGCCTGGTGGTGATCGCCGTTCCTGCCAATCCCTTCCGTTGCCCGCCGGGACCTTACGAGCGCGCCTGCCTGATTGCGCATTATCTGAAGACCAAAAAGCCCCGCTCGAAGCTGCTCATCCTCGACGCCAAGGAGACCTTTTCCAAACAACGCCTGTTCCAGAACGCCTGGAAGGAGCTCTATCCGGGAATGATCGAATGGGTATCGCTGTCGCAGGGCGGCAAAGTGAACGCCGTCAATCCTGCGACCAACACGCTGATCACCGATTTCGGCGACCACACCGCTCACGTGGCCAACGTCATTCCGCCGCAGCGGGCCGGCCGCATCGCGACGATCGCCGGCGCGACCGACAACACAGGCTGGTGCGCGATCGATCCGGTCACCTTCGAATCCAAATCGGCGCCCAACATCCATGTCATCGGCGACGCCTGCCTCGCCGGCGCCATGCCCAAATCGGCATTCTCGGCGAATTCACAGGCCAAGACCTGCGCACGCGCGATTGCCACGCTGTTGTCAGGCGGATCGCCCGCCGCACCAAAACTGATCAATACCTGCTACAGTCTGGCAGCACCCGACTATGGGATTTCGGTTGCCGGCGTCTACCAGCCGAAGAACGGGCTGCTGGCCGACGTCGAGGGCGCCGGCGGGGTCAGCCCGGCGGATGCGTCACGCGAGTTCCGCGCGCGCGAGGCCGACTATGCGCAATCCTGGTTTTCGACCGTGACGGCGGAAGTCTTTGGCTAA
- the soxX gene encoding sulfur oxidation c-type cytochrome SoxX, whose translation MANRTHRIWGPVLAGALFALPGFATAEDLSSYAVIDGAIPRSLTGMAGDAARGRALVVERSSTCILCHSGPFPEQKFQGDLAPDLSGSGSRSSEGQLRLRLVDASRLNPPTIMPSYYRVDGLDRVGTPWRGKPILSAEQIEDIVAYLVTLRE comes from the coding sequence TTGGCTAATCGCACGCATCGCATCTGGGGCCCGGTCCTTGCCGGGGCCCTGTTCGCCCTGCCCGGTTTCGCGACCGCGGAAGACCTGAGCAGTTATGCCGTCATCGACGGTGCCATTCCGCGGTCGCTGACGGGCATGGCCGGCGATGCGGCGCGCGGCCGCGCGCTCGTCGTCGAACGTTCCAGCACTTGCATCCTCTGCCACAGCGGCCCATTTCCCGAACAGAAATTCCAGGGCGACCTCGCGCCTGACCTTTCCGGTTCCGGCAGCCGTTCGTCCGAGGGCCAGCTCCGGCTGCGGCTGGTGGACGCGTCCCGTCTCAATCCCCCGACCATCATGCCGTCTTATTATCGCGTCGACGGCCTCGACCGCGTCGGGACGCCATGGCGCGGCAAGCCGATCCTGTCGGCGGAACAGATCGAGGATATCGTGGCGTATCTTGTGACGCTGCGCGAATAG
- a CDS encoding SoxY-related AACIE arm protein, with protein sequence MQQPPQSSRRQFLGLAGSTAVLGAIPVVTVRPAEATPAMLVSAIRSVTGGAAVRTGKVKVDIPPLVENGNTVPMTVSVNHPMAPEDHVRSIHVFNEKNPQANIANFHLGPHNGRAQISTRIRLADSQQIVAIAKLSDGSFWSASVDVVVTLAACTEDVI encoded by the coding sequence ATGCAGCAACCGCCCCAATCCTCACGCCGCCAGTTCCTCGGCCTCGCCGGTAGCACGGCCGTGCTCGGCGCCATCCCGGTCGTGACCGTTCGCCCCGCCGAGGCGACGCCCGCGATGCTCGTCTCCGCGATCCGGAGCGTCACCGGCGGCGCGGCGGTGCGGACCGGAAAGGTCAAGGTCGACATCCCGCCGCTGGTCGAGAACGGCAACACCGTTCCGATGACGGTCAGCGTCAACCACCCGATGGCCCCGGAAGATCACGTCCGCAGCATCCACGTCTTCAACGAAAAGAACCCGCAAGCCAACATCGCCAATTTCCATCTCGGCCCGCATAACGGCCGCGCGCAGATCTCGACCCGCATTCGCCTCGCCGACAGCCAGCAGATCGTCGCGATCGCAAAGCTTTCGGACGGGTCGTTCTGGTCGGCCAGCGTCGATGTCGTGGTGACGCTCGCGGCCTGCACCGAGGATGTGATCTGA
- the soxZ gene encoding thiosulfate oxidation carrier complex protein SoxZ, with amino-acid sequence MAAALINVPAKAKRGDIIEIKTLMSHVMETGYRHMASGELVPRDIITSFTCRFNGSEIFRADLFPAISANPFITFFTTATESGKFEFEWTGDHGFSETASASITVE; translated from the coding sequence ATGGCCGCCGCACTGATCAACGTTCCGGCGAAAGCCAAGCGCGGCGATATTATCGAGATCAAGACGCTGATGTCGCATGTCATGGAAACCGGCTATCGCCATATGGCTTCAGGCGAACTCGTTCCGCGTGACATCATCACAAGCTTTACGTGCCGCTTCAACGGATCGGAGATTTTCCGCGCCGACCTGTTTCCAGCCATCTCCGCCAACCCCTTCATCACCTTCTTCACGACGGCGACCGAGAGCGGCAAGTTCGAGTTTGAATGGACCGGCGACCACGGGTTTTCCGAAACTGCATCCGCTTCGATCACAGTCGAATGA
- the soxA gene encoding sulfur oxidation c-type cytochrome SoxA yields the protein MRFVGAIAVALLIAVPAMAAEIPPAERRSGYDFMKPDTKAMQDEDTANPGMLWVLEGESVWKRKVGSAGKACADCHDDPRTSMKGVAARYPAFDKTAGRPIDLEQRINSCRTNQQQATPLPFESRDLLALTAFVARQSRGEKIESSTDPQLAPFIEKGRQHYVRRQGQLNLGCTNCHDDNWDKKLAGSAITQGHPTGYPLYRLEWQSLGSLQRRLRACMSGIRAQAYDYGAPELVELELYLMSRARGMRMEAPAVRP from the coding sequence ATGAGATTCGTAGGCGCCATAGCCGTCGCGCTGCTGATCGCGGTCCCGGCAATGGCCGCCGAAATCCCGCCTGCCGAACGCCGCTCCGGCTACGACTTCATGAAGCCGGACACCAAGGCGATGCAGGATGAGGATACCGCCAACCCGGGGATGCTCTGGGTGCTTGAGGGCGAAAGCGTATGGAAGCGCAAGGTGGGCTCCGCCGGCAAGGCCTGCGCCGATTGCCACGACGATCCCCGCACCAGCATGAAGGGCGTGGCCGCGCGCTACCCCGCCTTCGACAAGACAGCCGGCCGCCCGATCGACCTGGAGCAGCGCATCAATTCGTGCCGGACCAACCAGCAGCAGGCGACGCCATTGCCTTTCGAGAGCCGCGATTTGCTGGCGCTCACGGCCTTTGTCGCGCGACAGTCGCGAGGCGAAAAGATCGAAAGCAGCACCGACCCGCAACTGGCGCCGTTCATCGAAAAGGGCCGCCAGCACTATGTGCGACGGCAAGGGCAGCTCAATCTCGGCTGCACCAACTGCCATGACGATAATTGGGACAAAAAGCTCGCCGGCTCTGCGATCACGCAGGGACACCCGACCGGTTACCCGCTCTACCGGCTGGAATGGCAATCGCTGGGCTCGCTGCAACGGCGCCTGCGCGCCTGTATGTCAGGCATCCGGGCACAGGCCTATGACTACGGCGCGCCGGAGCTGGTCGAACTGGAATTGTATCTAATGTCGCGGGCGCGCGGCATGAGAATGGAAGCGCCGGCGGTGCGGCCTTAG
- a CDS encoding ferredoxin--NADP reductase: MSNFNQESVLSVHHWTDTLFSFTTTRDPSFRFRNGEFTMIGLKVGERPLLRAYSVASANYEDRLEFFSIKVPDGPLTSRLQHLKQGDEIIVSRKATGTLVIDNLENGRNLYLIGTGTGLAPFLSVIKDPETYERFEKVVLLHGCRRVKELAYGEMITEKLPNDELIGEYIRNQLVYYPTVTRDPFRNRGRITDLINSGKLFADIGLASLDPVHDRVMICGSPALVTDTRALLGGKGFVEGNHGEPAQFVVEKAFAER; encoded by the coding sequence ATGAGCAATTTCAACCAGGAAAGCGTGCTGAGCGTCCATCACTGGACCGATACGCTGTTCAGCTTCACCACCACGCGCGATCCCTCGTTCCGTTTCCGCAATGGCGAATTCACCATGATCGGGCTCAAGGTCGGCGAGAGGCCGCTGCTCCGCGCCTACTCGGTCGCCAGCGCCAATTACGAGGACCGGCTCGAGTTCTTCTCGATCAAGGTGCCGGACGGCCCGCTGACCTCGCGGCTCCAGCACCTCAAGCAGGGCGACGAGATCATCGTCAGCCGCAAGGCCACCGGCACGCTGGTCATCGATAACCTTGAGAACGGCCGCAACCTCTATCTGATCGGCACCGGCACGGGCCTGGCCCCGTTTCTTTCCGTGATCAAGGATCCCGAGACCTATGAGCGGTTCGAGAAGGTGGTGCTGCTGCACGGCTGCCGCCGCGTCAAGGAACTCGCTTATGGCGAGATGATCACCGAGAAGCTGCCGAACGACGAGCTGATCGGTGAATATATCCGCAACCAGCTGGTCTATTACCCGACCGTGACCCGCGACCCCTTCCGCAACCGCGGCCGTATCACCGACCTGATCAACTCAGGAAAACTGTTCGCTGATATTGGCCTCGCCTCGCTCGACCCCGTCCATGACCGCGTCATGATCTGCGGCAGCCCGGCGCTGGTGACGGACACGCGTGCGCTGCTGGGCGGCAAGGGATTCGTCGAAGGCAATCACGGCGAGCCGGCGCAGTTCGTGGTCGAGAAGGCGTTCGCGGAGCGGTAG
- a CDS encoding amidohydrolase family protein, with translation MAHDAPQATGPSKLVIRNIGLLLSGALEKPILDGDTIVAENGKITAIGRFKDVDTEGATTIVDANGTTVAPGLIDSHVHPVAGDWTPRQNQTNWIDSYLHGGVTTMISAGEVHMPGRPRDVVGLKAMAIFAQRAFWTLRPGGVKVHAGAPVIECEMVEDDFKELAAAGVKLLGEVGLGGVKDGPTARKMVGWARKYGIQSTIHTGGPSIPGSGLIDKDVVLEADTDVVGHINGGHTALPDDQIRCICEGCKRGLELVHNGNERSALFTLRIAREMGDLNRVILGTDAPAGSGVQPLGILRMVSMLSSLGDLPAELAFCLATGNTARMRELDCGIIEVGRSADFVLMDMAQHSPGKNILESVQLGDLPGIGMTIIDGIIRTQRSRNTPPAGRVPEIVSGH, from the coding sequence ATGGCCCACGACGCACCCCAGGCGACCGGTCCCAGCAAGCTGGTGATCCGCAATATCGGGCTGCTGCTGTCGGGGGCGCTGGAGAAGCCGATCCTGGACGGGGACACGATCGTGGCCGAAAACGGCAAGATCACCGCGATCGGCCGCTTCAAGGACGTCGACACCGAGGGTGCCACCACGATCGTCGATGCCAACGGCACCACCGTCGCCCCGGGCCTGATCGACAGCCACGTCCACCCGGTCGCCGGCGACTGGACGCCCCGGCAGAACCAGACCAACTGGATCGACAGCTATCTGCACGGCGGGGTCACCACCATGATCTCGGCCGGCGAGGTTCACATGCCCGGCCGCCCCCGCGATGTCGTCGGGTTGAAGGCGATGGCGATCTTTGCGCAGCGCGCGTTCTGGACCCTGCGGCCTGGCGGCGTGAAGGTTCATGCTGGCGCGCCGGTCATCGAGTGCGAGATGGTCGAGGACGACTTCAAGGAATTGGCCGCGGCCGGCGTCAAACTGCTCGGCGAAGTCGGCCTCGGCGGCGTCAAGGACGGGCCGACGGCACGGAAAATGGTCGGATGGGCGCGCAAGTATGGCATCCAGAGCACGATCCACACCGGCGGCCCCTCCATTCCCGGCTCCGGCCTGATCGACAAGGACGTGGTGCTGGAAGCCGACACCGACGTGGTCGGCCATATCAATGGTGGCCACACCGCCCTGCCCGACGACCAGATCCGCTGTATCTGCGAGGGTTGCAAGCGTGGGCTGGAACTGGTTCACAACGGCAATGAGCGCTCGGCGCTGTTCACGCTGCGCATCGCGCGCGAGATGGGCGACCTCAACCGTGTCATCCTCGGCACCGACGCGCCGGCCGGCTCCGGCGTGCAGCCGCTCGGTATCTTGCGGATGGTGTCGATGCTGTCCTCGCTTGGCGACCTGCCCGCCGAACTCGCGTTCTGCCTGGCAACCGGCAATACTGCGCGCATGCGCGAGCTCGATTGCGGCATCATCGAAGTCGGCCGCTCCGCTGATTTCGTCCTGATGGACATGGCCCAGCACTCGCCCGGCAAGAACATCCTCGAAAGCGTTCAGCTCGGCGACCTGCCCGGCATCGGCATGACCATCATCGACGGCATCATCCGCACCCAACGCAGCCGCAACACCCCGCCGGCGGGCAGGGTTCCAGAGATCGTTAGCGGGCATTAA
- a CDS encoding MarR family winged helix-turn-helix transcriptional regulator: MAKGVSPKRAIKPARPSYILDEQIGFILRQVSQRHATIFAQGIGINLTPTQWAALAKLNETGPCSQNLLGRLTAMDVATIKGVIDRLTARGLTETSPDPEDGRRLLVSLTRAGQQLAEKSAPNALAISRETLAPLDAKERETLMALLDRLR, from the coding sequence ATGGCCAAGGGTGTTTCGCCAAAACGAGCCATCAAGCCGGCGCGACCGTCGTACATTCTCGATGAACAGATCGGCTTCATCCTGCGCCAGGTCTCGCAGCGCCATGCCACCATCTTCGCCCAGGGCATCGGCATCAACCTGACGCCGACGCAATGGGCGGCGCTCGCCAAACTGAACGAGACCGGGCCGTGCTCACAAAACCTGCTCGGCCGGCTGACGGCGATGGACGTCGCCACCATCAAGGGCGTGATCGATCGCCTGACCGCGCGCGGGCTGACCGAGACCAGCCCGGACCCTGAGGACGGCCGCCGCCTGTTGGTGAGCCTGACGCGCGCCGGCCAGCAACTGGCCGAAAAGTCTGCACCGAACGCGCTAGCAATCTCGCGGGAGACGCTGGCGCCGCTCGATGCGAAGGAGCGCGAGACATTGATGGCGCTGCTCGACCGGCTGCGGTGA
- a CDS encoding ABC transporter ATP-binding protein: MKLQVADLNSFYGPAHILFDIALEVGEGEVVALLGRNGAGKSTTFRSIVGLVENRSGRIVFEGKDVSREPTHAIVRGGLGYVPEERRIFTDLTVEENLEVGRQPTRPNAPQWTREKLFTLFPNLGEMRNRPGGRMSGGEQQMLTIARTLMGNPSLVLLDEPSEGLSPKIVEQMVDAILAMKREGVSIVVSEQNLHFARLISDRAYIIERGKICFGGTMAELDARPDIRDAHLSL, encoded by the coding sequence ATGAAGCTGCAGGTCGCCGATCTCAACAGCTTTTACGGCCCGGCGCATATCCTGTTCGATATCGCGCTCGAAGTCGGCGAGGGCGAGGTGGTCGCGCTGTTGGGACGCAACGGCGCCGGCAAATCGACCACGTTCCGCTCCATCGTCGGCCTGGTCGAGAACCGCTCGGGACGGATAGTATTCGAGGGCAAGGATGTCTCGCGCGAGCCGACGCACGCGATCGTGCGCGGCGGGCTTGGTTACGTGCCGGAAGAGCGGCGCATCTTCACGGACCTGACGGTCGAGGAAAACCTCGAAGTCGGCCGCCAGCCGACGCGGCCCAACGCGCCGCAATGGACGCGCGAAAAGCTGTTCACGCTGTTTCCCAACCTCGGTGAAATGCGCAACCGCCCGGGCGGACGCATGAGCGGCGGCGAGCAGCAGATGCTGACCATCGCGCGGACGCTGATGGGCAACCCGTCGCTGGTGCTGCTCGACGAACCCTCCGAAGGGCTGTCGCCGAAGATCGTGGAGCAGATGGTCGATGCCATCCTCGCGATGAAGCGGGAAGGCGTCAGCATCGTGGTCTCCGAGCAGAACCTGCATTTCGCGCGGCTGATCTCGGACCGCGCCTACATCATCGAGCGCGGCAAGATCTGCTTCGGCGGCACGATGGCGGAACTCGATGCGCGGCCGGACATCCGCGACGCGCATCTCTCACTGTAG
- a CDS encoding ABC transporter ATP-binding protein, translating into MSTVPTLLSVEGLSKSYGGVHAVRSVSFELRAGEILALIGPNGAGKSTCFDMLNGQNTPDSGRITLLGEETVGRKPRAVWRLGVGRTFQITATFPTMTVRENVQVALVSYGRQLFNLWGSTANYAREEAGRLLDLVGMGAYAERPCGELAYGDLKRLELAIALANQPKLLLMDEPTAGMAPRERIELMRLTARISREQSIGVLFTEHDMDVVFEHADRILVLNRGSLIAEGSPAEVRGNPQVRAIYLGEGLVYDARHREGAGA; encoded by the coding sequence ATGAGCACGGTCCCCACATTGCTGTCGGTCGAGGGCCTCAGCAAATCCTACGGTGGCGTCCATGCCGTTCGCAGCGTGTCGTTCGAACTGCGCGCGGGCGAAATCCTGGCGTTGATTGGCCCGAACGGCGCTGGAAAAAGCACCTGCTTCGACATGCTCAACGGCCAGAACACGCCGGACAGTGGTCGCATCACCCTGCTCGGCGAGGAAACCGTCGGCCGCAAGCCGCGCGCGGTCTGGCGGCTAGGGGTCGGGCGCACCTTCCAGATCACCGCGACATTCCCGACCATGACGGTGCGGGAAAACGTGCAGGTCGCGCTGGTGTCCTATGGCAGGCAATTGTTCAATCTCTGGGGCTCGACCGCGAATTATGCGCGCGAGGAGGCCGGCCGGCTGCTCGATCTCGTCGGCATGGGCGCCTATGCCGAGCGGCCCTGCGGCGAGCTGGCCTATGGCGATCTCAAGCGGCTGGAGCTCGCAATCGCGCTCGCCAACCAGCCGAAACTGTTGCTGATGGACGAGCCGACCGCCGGCATGGCGCCGCGCGAGCGGATCGAACTGATGCGGCTCACCGCGCGGATCTCCCGCGAGCAATCGATCGGCGTGCTGTTCACCGAGCACGACATGGACGTGGTGTTCGAACATGCCGATCGCATCCTGGTGCTCAACCGCGGCAGCCTGATTGCCGAAGGTTCGCCTGCGGAAGTCCGCGGCAACCCGCAGGTACGCGCCATCTATCTCGGCGAAGGTCTAGTATACGACGCACGCCACCGCGAGGGAGCCGGCGCATGA
- a CDS encoding ABC transporter permease, with the protein MAFYFVQFLTGLASAASLFLVASGLSIIFGVTRIVNFAHGAFYMLGAYVAFTLTERFAGAFGFWGGILVAALIVAVVGVLVEMVLLRRIYHAPELFQLLATFGLTLMVQDIVVLIWGPDDLLGRRAPGFKGAVEFFGQNIPSYDLFLIALSPIVLGGLWLLFQRTRWGILVRAATQDRDMVAALGVNQKWLFTSVFALGVFLAALGGALQIPRDAVHHALDLRIIVDVFVVVVIGGLGSIIGAFVAAVLVSELNAFGILIFPKISIILVFLVMAVVLIVRPWGLFGRPEAAARRTPGLTVNPWRPLTSGERMLSLGALAVAAMLPLFAGNYALTVGSEIAIFVIFAASLHFLMSVGGLASFGHAAYFGLGAYGVAFLAKAAGLPMIVSLLLGPLLGLLGAAVFGFFAVQLSGVYFAMLTLAFAQIVWSIAFQWVAVTGGDNGILGVWPDKWASGPASFYWLSLGIAALAVTVLRVIVFSPFGFALRATRDSPLRSEAIGINGKRVQWTAFVISGTVAGIGGALFAYLKGSVFPDSLGISLSVDALVMVLLGGVETVSGAVIGAIVFKAANIWLVSQTDLSKLVLGGFIVLMVVAFPKGIVGTLETIRNRWRSPEKKAALATSRIEVAE; encoded by the coding sequence ATGGCCTTCTACTTCGTTCAGTTCCTGACCGGTCTCGCCAGCGCGGCGTCGTTGTTCCTGGTCGCGTCAGGCCTGTCCATCATCTTCGGCGTGACGCGGATTGTGAATTTTGCCCATGGCGCGTTCTATATGCTCGGCGCCTATGTCGCGTTCACGCTGACCGAGCGCTTCGCCGGCGCGTTTGGCTTCTGGGGCGGCATCCTCGTTGCGGCGCTTATCGTTGCCGTCGTCGGCGTGCTGGTCGAGATGGTGCTGCTGCGGCGGATCTACCACGCGCCGGAACTGTTCCAGTTGCTGGCGACCTTCGGCCTCACGCTGATGGTCCAGGATATCGTGGTGCTGATCTGGGGTCCGGACGATCTGCTCGGCCGCCGCGCGCCCGGCTTCAAGGGGGCGGTCGAATTCTTCGGCCAGAATATCCCGAGCTATGATTTGTTCCTGATTGCGCTCAGCCCAATCGTGCTTGGCGGGCTCTGGCTGCTATTCCAGCGCACACGTTGGGGAATTCTGGTCCGCGCAGCGACGCAGGACCGCGACATGGTGGCGGCGCTCGGCGTCAATCAGAAATGGCTGTTCACCAGCGTGTTTGCGCTCGGCGTCTTTCTCGCGGCGCTCGGCGGCGCGCTGCAGATCCCGCGCGATGCGGTGCATCACGCGCTGGATCTTCGCATCATCGTCGACGTGTTCGTGGTGGTGGTGATCGGCGGCCTCGGTAGCATCATCGGCGCTTTCGTCGCCGCCGTGCTAGTTTCCGAACTGAACGCCTTCGGCATTCTCATCTTCCCAAAGATCTCCATCATCCTGGTTTTCCTTGTCATGGCGGTGGTGCTGATCGTGCGGCCGTGGGGCCTGTTCGGCAGGCCGGAAGCCGCCGCGCGCCGCACGCCGGGATTGACCGTCAATCCATGGCGGCCGCTCACCTCGGGTGAGCGCATGCTGTCGCTCGGCGCGCTGGCCGTGGCCGCCATGCTGCCGCTGTTCGCCGGCAACTATGCGCTGACGGTCGGTTCGGAGATCGCGATCTTCGTGATCTTTGCCGCCAGCCTGCACTTCCTGATGTCGGTCGGCGGGCTCGCCTCGTTCGGCCACGCCGCCTATTTCGGGCTTGGCGCCTATGGCGTCGCTTTCCTCGCCAAGGCGGCGGGGCTGCCGATGATCGTCTCGCTGTTGCTTGGCCCGCTGCTGGGCCTGCTGGGCGCTGCCGTTTTCGGCTTCTTCGCCGTTCAGCTCTCGGGCGTCTATTTTGCGATGCTGACGCTGGCCTTTGCGCAGATCGTCTGGTCGATCGCGTTCCAGTGGGTGGCAGTAACCGGCGGCGACAACGGCATCCTGGGCGTCTGGCCGGACAAGTGGGCCTCGGGCCCGGCCAGTTTTTACTGGCTGTCTTTGGGTATCGCCGCGCTCGCGGTCACGGTGCTGCGGGTGATCGTGTTCTCGCCGTTCGGTTTTGCGTTGCGCGCGACGCGTGACTCGCCGCTGCGCAGCGAGGCGATCGGTATCAACGGCAAGCGCGTGCAATGGACGGCGTTCGTCATATCAGGCACGGTTGCGGGCATTGGCGGTGCGCTGTTTGCCTATCTGAAGGGAAGCGTGTTTCCCGACAGCCTCGGCATCTCGCTGTCTGTCGATGCGCTGGTCATGGTGCTGCTCGGCGGCGTCGAGACGGTTTCCGGCGCGGTCATCGGTGCCATCGTGTTCAAGGCGGCCAACATCTGGCTGGTCAGCCAGACCGATCTGTCGAAGCTGGTGCTCGGCGGCTTCATCGTGCTGATGGTGGTGGCGTTCCCGAAGGGAATCGTCGGCACGCTGGAGACGATCAGGAATCGCTGGCGGTCTCCTGAGAAAAAAGCCGCGCTGGCCACCTCCCGGATTGAGGTCGCCGAATGA